From the Paenibacillus sp. R14(2021) genome, the window ATGCAGGTACCGATCATACACGCGAGTATGTGCCGCTGCTGGCGTATAGTCCGGCATTGAAGCAGCCGTCTTCGCTCGGCGTCCGCGATACGTTCGCGGATATCGCGGCGACGATCGCGGCCAATTTCGGCGTGAAGCGTCCGGCGAACGGGCTTTCATTTTTGGATGAATTGAAATAGCTGTATGCTTTCGAAGCGAGTTTTTTGCTCGCAAGTAAGTTAATTAAGAAGTTTCGCATAAAACTTAAGCCTATGCTTTCGAAGCGAGTTTTTTGCTCGCAAAGTAGGTTACTCAAGAAGCGTCACAAAAAACTTTCAGGAGGTTTCAATTATGAACTTACAAGCAACACATGTCCGCGAAGCGGCGGATTACATCGGAAGCAAAATTTCCGTTAAGCCGGAGGTCGGCCTTATTATGGGATCGGGCCTTGGCATTCTTGGTGATTATATCGAAGAGGCAGTCGTGATTCCCTATTCGGATATCCCCCACTTTCCGATTTCGACTGTTGAAGGACATGCCGGCGAATTGATGATCGGCATGTTGTCGGGCCGGCCCGTCGTCCTTATGCGCGGCCGTTTTCATATGTACGAAGGCTATGGCCCGGATCTGACGGCGTTCCCGGTCCGCGTCATGAAGGCAATCGGCGTGTCCAAGCTCGTTGTTACGAATGCAGCGGGCGGCGTCAACACGAATTTCTCCCCTGGGGATCTCATGGTAATCAGCGATCATATCAACTTCCAAGGAAAGAATCCGCTCGTCGGTCCGAATGACAACGAGCTAGGCGTGCGTTTTCCCGACATGTCTCAGCCGTATAGCAAGCGTCTGCGTGAGCTGGCGTCCAATACGGCCATGGAGCAGGGTTTCACACTGCAGGAGGGCGTCTATATTGCCGTTCTCGGTCCATCCTACGAAACGCCAGCGGAAATTCGCATGATGCGCGTCATGGGTGCGGATGCTGTCGGCATGTCCACGGTTGCAGAGGTCATTGCGGCGAATCATGCCGGCATCGAGGTTCTCGGCATTTCTTGCATCAGCAACATGGCTTCCGGCATTCTCAACCAGCCTCTGTCGCATGATGAAGTGATGGAAACGACGGAACGCGTCAAATCGCGCTTCCTTGGCTTGATCACCGGCCTAGTTCCTTCACTATAGGCTGTAACAAAAATGTAACAAATTGCTCGACTGATTCTGACATTCTTTGTTGCGCGATCGTCGTATAATGTCCGTGATAAACCGAACAATATCTATCACAAAGTGGGGAATTTTTTCATGGACAAGCAAAGCTATCATCAGCTCGAGCGGCTTCGCGGGCAACTGGTTTCCGCCGCAATGGGTAACGGATCGTCGTTTCTGAACCGAGATGTTCTGCTGCTCAGTCAGACATTGGATCAATTGATCGTCAAAGCGCAGCGCGAGAAGCGCAAACCAAGATCAGCCCAAGGATGAAGGCAATCCACATACAATCAAGGCAATAAGCATAGGAGGTCATCAGACTTGCGAGCTGTTGATATCATTCAAAAGAAACGAAATGGCGGGACTCTAACGAGCGAAGAGCTGACATTTCTTATAAAAGGCTATAGCCAAGGCGACATCCCAGACTATCAATTATCAGCCTGGGCGATGGCTGTTTTTTTTCGCGGCATGAATGCCGAAGAAACCGCAGCGCTTACAAGAGCCATGGCGGAATCCGGCGATCAAGTCGATTTGTCGCCGATTAACGGCATCAAGGTGGACAAGCACAGCACCGGGGGCGTGGGCGATAAGACGAGTCTTATCATAGGACCGCTTGTGGCTTCATGCGGCGTGCCGGTTGCCAAAATGTCCGGAAGAGGCCTTGGCCACACGGGCGGCACGATCGACAAAATGGAATCCATGCAAGGATTTCGGACGGAGCTGACGCGCGAAGCTTTTATCGAACAGGTAAACGCGATTGGCGTCGCCATTATTGGTCAAAGCGGCAATATGGCGCCGGCGGATAAGAAGCTGTACGCGCTTAGAGATGTCACGGCAACCGTGGAGTCCATTCCGCTCATTGCAAGCTCTGTAATGAGCAAGAAAATCGCGGCAGGCGCGGATGCGATCGTGCTGGACGTGAAGACCGGCAGCGGCGCCTTCATGAAGACGCTGGAAGATTCGGAGAAGCTGGCGATGGCCATGGTGGAGATCGGTACGCAGGTCGGCAGGCAGACTGCCGCGCTGATCAGCGACATGGATCAACCGCTCGGCTTAGCCATCGGCAATGCGCTTGAAGTGCAGGAAGCCATCGACACGCTGCATGGCCGCGGTCCAGAGGATCTAACGGAGCTGTGCATCGCGCTTGCATCGCATATGGTCGTACTTGGTGGACAAGCCGGAGATTTGGCAGAAGCGGATAAGAAGCTGCGGGAGCAGCTGTCTTCCGGCGCGGCGCTGGCCAAATTCAAGCAGTTCGTCGCTGCACAAGGCGGCAATCCAGCCGTTGCAGACGACCCGTCGCTACTGCCGCAAGCGGCATACACGGTTGAAGTGCCTGCGGCTAGGAGCGGCTATGTGCACGCAATCCAAGCGGAGGAGCTCGGACTCGCGGCCATGCTTCTTGGCGCGGGCAGAGAGACGAAGGATTCCGTAATCGATCATGCGGTCGGCATTACGTTGAAGCGAAAAATCGGCGAAGCCGTTCATGAGGGCGAAACGCTCGCACTGCTTCATGTTCGCAATATCGATGCAGGCTCGGAAGCGGTGCTGAAGCGCGTCCAGGACGCGTACAAGATCAACGCGCAGCCGAAGTCTCCATCCCCGCTGCTGCTCTCTGTCGTGACAGAGCAGGGCATTCAGCGCATATAGACGATAGCAGTTGTGTGAAGGCATCCGAGCCAATCGGATGCCTTTTTTAATTGAAGCATACTTCCCGAATCTGGAATATTTTACGCCGTATCGGTGCACACTAGGAATGAGATTTTAGCCGATTTGCGGCTTTGCTTTGCCGCGGGCATCATTCAGGAGGAGAAGATCGATGAATAACCAATGGAAGAAGCTCTTCGTCATAGGATTGACGATGATTGTGACGCTTTCTGCACCTGTTTCGGCCTGGGCCGACGAGCAAAAGGCAGCGAAAGGACCCCAAGCCGCCGCGCAAGCATCGGATCTGGCCCCGTCCGCCCGCTCTGCTATTCTGATGGATGCCGACAGCGGGACGATTATTTACGAGAAGAACAGTCACGCAAAGCTCCCGCCGGCGAGCATAACGAAGGTAATGACGATGCTTCTGATCATGGAAGCCATCGACCAAGGCCGTATCAAACTGACGGACCGCGTACCGACTAGCGAATATGCCGCATCGATGGGCGGTTCGCAGATATTCTTGGAGCCGGGCGAGCAGATGACGGTGGACGAGATGCTCAAGGGCATTGCCATGGCATCGGGGAACGATGCTTCTGTGGCGATGGCGGAGAAGATCGCGGGCACGGAATCGGCTTTCGTCGATATGATGAATAAGCGCGCAGCCGAGCTCGGATTGAAGAACACGCATTTTGCCAATTGCAACGGACTGCCGGCAGCAGATCACTACTCTTCCGCACATGACATTGCCGTCATGTCGAAGGAGCTGCTGAAGCACAACGAAATTACGAAATATACCGGGGTCTATCAGGATTATCTGCGCAAAACAAGCGAGAAGCCGTTCTGGCTCGTCAACACGAACAAGCTCGTCCGGTTCTATACAGGCGCGGATGGACTGAAAACCGGCTTTACAAACGAAGCGAAATTCTGCTTGACCGCAACCGCACACCGTGACAATCTGCGCGTAATCGCAGTGGTCATGGGCGAGCCGAACACGAAAACGCGCAATGCGGAAGTCTCGCAAATGCTGGACTTCTCGTTTGCTCAGTATATGAACCATACGATCTTCAAGAAGGGCGACACGATGGG encodes:
- a CDS encoding purine-nucleoside phosphorylase yields the protein MNLQATHVREAADYIGSKISVKPEVGLIMGSGLGILGDYIEEAVVIPYSDIPHFPISTVEGHAGELMIGMLSGRPVVLMRGRFHMYEGYGPDLTAFPVRVMKAIGVSKLVVTNAAGGVNTNFSPGDLMVISDHINFQGKNPLVGPNDNELGVRFPDMSQPYSKRLRELASNTAMEQGFTLQEGVYIAVLGPSYETPAEIRMMRVMGADAVGMSTVAEVIAANHAGIEVLGISCISNMASGILNQPLSHDEVMETTERVKSRFLGLITGLVPSL
- a CDS encoding pyrimidine-nucleoside phosphorylase — encoded protein: MRAVDIIQKKRNGGTLTSEELTFLIKGYSQGDIPDYQLSAWAMAVFFRGMNAEETAALTRAMAESGDQVDLSPINGIKVDKHSTGGVGDKTSLIIGPLVASCGVPVAKMSGRGLGHTGGTIDKMESMQGFRTELTREAFIEQVNAIGVAIIGQSGNMAPADKKLYALRDVTATVESIPLIASSVMSKKIAAGADAIVLDVKTGSGAFMKTLEDSEKLAMAMVEIGTQVGRQTAALISDMDQPLGLAIGNALEVQEAIDTLHGRGPEDLTELCIALASHMVVLGGQAGDLAEADKKLREQLSSGAALAKFKQFVAAQGGNPAVADDPSLLPQAAYTVEVPAARSGYVHAIQAEELGLAAMLLGAGRETKDSVIDHAVGITLKRKIGEAVHEGETLALLHVRNIDAGSEAVLKRVQDAYKINAQPKSPSPLLLSVVTEQGIQRI
- a CDS encoding D-alanyl-D-alanine carboxypeptidase family protein: MNNQWKKLFVIGLTMIVTLSAPVSAWADEQKAAKGPQAAAQASDLAPSARSAILMDADSGTIIYEKNSHAKLPPASITKVMTMLLIMEAIDQGRIKLTDRVPTSEYAASMGGSQIFLEPGEQMTVDEMLKGIAMASGNDASVAMAEKIAGTESAFVDMMNKRAAELGLKNTHFANCNGLPAADHYSSAHDIAVMSKELLKHNEITKYTGVYQDYLRKTSEKPFWLVNTNKLVRFYTGADGLKTGFTNEAKFCLTATAHRDNLRVIAVVMGEPNTKTRNAEVSQMLDFSFAQYMNHTIFKKGDTMGSVQIEKGVLPALQLTAKHSYSVLLKKGSSVKEIRYELQINPLKAPVTVNEPIGKLIVFQGDQVLTEFAVDAPASVDRAGWWMLFKRSMGSLFG
- a CDS encoding aspartyl-phosphate phosphatase Spo0E family protein — protein: MDKQSYHQLERLRGQLVSAAMGNGSSFLNRDVLLLSQTLDQLIVKAQREKRKPRSAQG